From a single Nostoc sp. MS1 genomic region:
- a CDS encoding homogentisate phytyltransferase, whose product MSQSSQKSQLQRKPSPASFQWLYAFWKFSRPHTIIGTSLSVLGLYLISVAVSSTGFAITQINSVLGAWLACLCGNVYIVGLNQLEDIEIDKINKPHLPLASGEFSRKQGQIIVIFTGIIALSLAWLNGPYLFGMVAISLAIGTAYSLPPIRLKQFPFWAALCIFSVRGTIVNLGLYLHFSWLLQNKQSIPLSVWVLTIFVLVFTFAIAIFKDIPDMEGDRLYNITTFTIQLGPQAVFNLALWVLTACYLGMVIIGVLRLGAINSVFLVISHLIVLCWMWMQSLAVDTHDKTAIAQFYQFIWKLFFLEYLMFPIACLLA is encoded by the coding sequence ATGAGCCAAAGTTCTCAAAAAAGTCAGTTGCAACGCAAACCATCACCAGCATCTTTTCAATGGCTTTATGCCTTTTGGAAATTTTCTCGTCCACACACTATTATCGGCACGAGTCTTAGTGTTTTGGGTTTGTATTTAATTTCTGTTGCTGTTAGTTCGACAGGGTTCGCCATTACTCAGATAAATTCTGTTTTAGGCGCGTGGCTTGCTTGTCTGTGTGGCAATGTTTATATTGTGGGGTTAAATCAATTAGAGGACATAGAAATTGATAAAATTAATAAGCCACATTTGCCTTTAGCTTCAGGTGAATTTAGCCGCAAACAGGGGCAAATAATTGTTATCTTTACCGGAATTATTGCCTTATCACTTGCTTGGTTAAATGGGCCATATTTGTTTGGTATGGTAGCTATTAGCTTGGCAATTGGTACAGCCTATTCTTTACCACCAATTAGATTAAAACAGTTTCCTTTCTGGGCTGCTTTGTGTATTTTTTCAGTCAGAGGAACTATTGTTAATTTGGGGTTGTATTTACACTTTAGTTGGTTACTGCAAAACAAACAGTCAATTCCTTTATCTGTTTGGGTGTTAACTATATTTGTATTGGTATTTACATTTGCGATCGCCATCTTTAAAGATATCCCTGATATGGAAGGCGATCGCCTCTACAATATCACCACTTTCACCATTCAACTAGGCCCACAAGCTGTATTTAATTTAGCGTTGTGGGTGCTAACAGCTTGTTATTTAGGTATGGTGATAATTGGGGTGCTACGTTTAGGGGCGATTAACTCGGTATTCCTAGTAATTTCTCATCTCATAGTTCTATGTTGGATGTGGATGCAGAGTTTAGCTGTAGACACACATGATAAAACTGCGATCGCTCAATTCTATCAATTCATCTGGAAACTATTTTTCTTAGAATACTTAATGTTTCCTATTGCTTGTCTTTTAGCTTGA
- a CDS encoding methyltransferase domain-containing protein, whose translation MSVNLYQRIKKFYDASSGLWEEIWGEHMHHGYYGAEGTEQKNRRQAQIDLIEELLNWAGVKEAENILDVGCGIGGSSLYLAEKFHAQATGITLSPVQAARATERAKEAGLGTRSKFLVANAQAMPFEDNSFDLVWSLESGEHMPDKTGFMQECYRVLKPGGTLIMVTWCHRPIDEKPLTADEQKHLQDIYQVYCLPYVISLPEYEAIARQLPLNNIRTADWSQAVAPFWNVVIDSAFTPQAIIGLLRAGWTTIQGALSLGLMRRGYERGLIRFGLLCGNK comes from the coding sequence ATGAGTGTAAACCTTTACCAAAGAATTAAGAAATTTTACGACGCTTCTTCAGGGTTGTGGGAGGAGATTTGGGGCGAACATATGCACCACGGATATTACGGTGCAGAAGGAACTGAACAAAAAAACCGTCGTCAAGCACAGATTGATTTGATCGAAGAATTGCTCAATTGGGCAGGAGTGAAAGAGGCAGAAAATATACTAGATGTTGGCTGCGGTATTGGGGGTAGTTCTCTGTATTTAGCCGAAAAGTTTCATGCTCAAGCTACAGGAATTACTTTGAGTCCAGTACAAGCTGCTAGAGCCACGGAAAGAGCTAAGGAAGCTGGTCTAGGTACTAGAAGTAAATTCCTAGTCGCCAATGCCCAAGCAATGCCTTTTGAGGATAATTCTTTTGACTTGGTTTGGTCGCTGGAAAGCGGCGAACATATGCCAGATAAAACCGGGTTTATGCAGGAATGTTATCGAGTCCTCAAACCTGGTGGTACGTTAATTATGGTGACATGGTGTCATCGCCCTATAGATGAAAAGCCTCTAACAGCAGATGAACAAAAGCATCTGCAAGATATTTACCAAGTGTATTGCTTGCCTTATGTAATTTCCTTACCTGAGTATGAAGCCATAGCTCGGCAACTACCATTAAATAATATCCGTACTGCTGACTGGTCGCAGGCAGTTGCCCCATTTTGGAATGTAGTTATTGATTCTGCTTTTACTCCTCAAGCAATCATCGGGTTATTACGTGCCGGTTGGACTACTATCCAAGGAGCGCTATCGCTAGGTTTGATGCGTCGCGGTTATGAGCGTGGGTTAATTAGGTTCGGTTTATTGTGCGGAAACAAGTAA
- a CDS encoding TrkH family potassium uptake protein has translation MTVSRTICLGFLAVIAVGTVLLMMPFSTSSGTWNDLIVALFTSTSAVCVTGLSVVDPGTYFSFWGQLFIALLAQIGGLGYMTTTTFLILLIGRRFDLRQKIAIQQALDRPGMSGSAQVIRSIIATTLIFEITGVFLLLPAFVPQYGWSEGLWLAIFHSINAWNNAGFSLFKDNLISYQSSFLVVFTITGLIIFGGIGYQVILEAYIWLRDRIRHKKETLILSLDFKVATSTTIILLILGTITFFLIEIRNPQTFGSLGLVDQFLVAWFQSVTPRTAGFNTIDIGKMTTAGLFITIALMFIGASPGGTGGGMKTTTLRVLTSCTKTILQGKEEVLLYERKIAISLILKAVGVLVGSITTVILATILISLTDPKLDFIQILFEVVSAFATVGLSTGITASVSPAAKLVLIITMYIGRVGVLLLMSAILGDPRPTRIHYPEENLLVG, from the coding sequence ATGACTGTTTCGCGCACAATTTGTCTGGGCTTTCTAGCTGTCATAGCAGTGGGGACTGTTTTATTAATGATGCCTTTCTCCACAAGCAGTGGTACATGGAATGACTTAATTGTGGCTTTGTTTACCTCAACATCAGCCGTTTGTGTAACTGGATTATCTGTAGTTGATCCTGGTACTTATTTTTCCTTTTGGGGACAGCTTTTTATTGCCCTGTTAGCTCAAATTGGTGGGTTAGGTTATATGACAACCACCACATTTCTAATTTTATTGATTGGTCGTAGATTTGACTTACGTCAAAAAATAGCTATTCAGCAAGCTTTAGACCGCCCTGGAATGAGTGGTAGCGCCCAAGTTATCCGCTCAATTATTGCCACCACGTTAATTTTTGAAATTACTGGTGTATTTTTGCTATTGCCTGCATTTGTTCCTCAATATGGATGGAGCGAGGGATTATGGTTGGCAATTTTTCATAGTATTAATGCTTGGAATAATGCAGGCTTTAGCTTGTTTAAAGATAATTTGATAAGCTATCAATCTTCCTTTTTAGTTGTCTTTACAATTACAGGACTAATTATCTTTGGGGGAATTGGTTATCAAGTAATTTTAGAAGCTTATATTTGGTTGCGCGATCGCATTCGCCACAAAAAGGAAACTTTAATATTATCACTAGATTTTAAAGTAGCTACTAGTACAACAATAATACTATTAATACTTGGTACAATAACATTTTTTCTGATTGAAATTAGAAATCCTCAAACTTTTGGTTCATTAGGTTTAGTAGATCAGTTTTTAGTAGCTTGGTTTCAATCGGTAACTCCCCGAACTGCTGGTTTTAACACCATCGATATTGGCAAAATGACAACGGCTGGTTTATTTATCACAATTGCCCTCATGTTTATTGGTGCTAGTCCTGGCGGTACGGGAGGAGGCATGAAAACTACTACGCTAAGAGTTTTAACTAGCTGTACTAAAACGATTCTTCAAGGTAAAGAAGAAGTTTTATTGTATGAGCGTAAGATAGCAATTTCTCTTATATTAAAAGCTGTCGGTGTTTTAGTTGGTTCGATAACAACCGTCATTTTAGCTACAATTTTAATATCTCTCACAGACCCAAAACTGGATTTTATCCAAATTCTCTTTGAAGTTGTTTCCGCCTTCGCTACTGTAGGTCTTTCCACAGGCATTACAGCTAGTGTTTCTCCTGCTGCAAAACTAGTTTTAATTATCACCATGTATATAGGCAGAGTCGGAGTTTTATTACTCATGTCTGCTATATTAGGCGACCCGCGACCAACAAGAATCCACTATCCTGAAGAAAACTTACTTGTAGGCTAG
- a CDS encoding potassium channel family protein, which yields MNLSSLGFFRSLRKDNNQFAVIGLGRFGRSVCSTLHKLGYQVLATDIDERRVSAALTEEIVGHALQLDSTEPAALKEAGMFEFDTVIVAIGNYVQESIITTLNVKEAGVPHVVAKASSEVHYKLLKRVGADHVVFPEYEAGCALARTLTKPSILDRFDLDPDNSIVELIVPDEFHGKTIAELQLRNRYGLNLLAVSQDGKFQINPSPGKRLERGSAMVVIGCNKDINRLPI from the coding sequence GTGAATTTGTCATCGTTAGGGTTTTTTCGCAGTTTGCGCAAAGATAATAATCAATTTGCTGTCATTGGCTTGGGTCGTTTTGGTCGTTCTGTTTGTTCAACACTGCATAAATTAGGCTACCAAGTGTTAGCAACAGATATAGATGAAAGACGAGTATCCGCAGCTTTAACAGAAGAAATAGTTGGTCATGCGTTACAACTAGATTCAACTGAACCAGCAGCCCTTAAGGAAGCTGGTATGTTTGAATTTGATACAGTAATTGTGGCAATTGGTAACTATGTTCAAGAAAGCATAATTACTACTTTAAATGTCAAAGAAGCTGGTGTACCTCATGTAGTTGCTAAAGCTTCTAGTGAAGTTCACTACAAGCTATTAAAGCGAGTAGGTGCAGACCATGTAGTTTTTCCTGAATATGAAGCGGGTTGTGCGTTAGCACGTACACTGACAAAACCATCTATTCTTGATAGATTTGACCTCGACCCCGATAACAGTATCGTAGAATTAATCGTGCCAGATGAATTTCACGGCAAAACAATTGCAGAGTTACAACTACGCAACCGTTACGGTTTGAATTTATTAGCTGTAAGTCAGGATGGCAAGTTTCAAATTAACCCTAGCCCTGGTAAACGTTTAGAACGTGGTTCAGCAATGGTAGTTATAGGCTGTAATAAAGATATTAATCGTCTGCCTATTTAA
- a CDS encoding tetratricopeptide repeat protein yields MYRKYQLKQWFCGLSSITSHYTCDLQKPHLGFLCAASAFLVLATPTIVNLPGSKLLAQVPISQDLETASLYQQGVTRYNRTDWQGAESAFRQALQREPNIAMARHYLGNIYLMQNRLDVAVQEYQEAIRLNPNFGETYYNLGLALQQRGEKDGAIRAYRQAVVIEPTRVNGYYNLGLVLYEKGLLGEAIATYQDAIKLDPTKTEAYHNLAIALQQAGKMDEAIAAYREVLKLDSKNAAAYNNLGSLIAMQGKPDEAIAVYTQAVRQDPRNALAYYNLGVTLYNQGDLKKASNAFKRAQEEYRQQGNTEQMAKSEQLMQQVGQKIAEQELQQRQASAQKPTANTNSLIEQLTQLAAPREQPANFGEVPVSNQQPQPQSIFPSPSPDKLDSKPNS; encoded by the coding sequence ATGTATAGAAAATATCAACTTAAGCAGTGGTTTTGCGGTTTGTCGTCAATCACCAGCCACTACACTTGTGATTTGCAAAAGCCGCATTTGGGTTTTCTCTGTGCTGCATCGGCTTTTTTGGTGTTGGCTACACCGACAATTGTGAATTTACCAGGAAGCAAGTTGCTGGCACAAGTTCCTATTTCTCAAGATTTGGAAACAGCTAGTCTTTATCAACAAGGTGTCACCCGCTATAACCGCACTGACTGGCAAGGTGCAGAAAGTGCTTTTCGCCAAGCGTTGCAGCGAGAACCTAACATAGCAATGGCTAGGCATTATCTCGGAAATATATACCTGATGCAAAACCGTTTAGATGTGGCGGTGCAGGAATATCAAGAAGCAATTAGACTTAACCCCAACTTCGGCGAAACTTATTACAATTTGGGGTTAGCATTGCAACAAAGAGGCGAAAAAGACGGTGCAATTAGAGCTTATCGCCAAGCTGTGGTGATAGAACCTACAAGGGTAAATGGGTACTATAATTTGGGTTTGGTCTTGTATGAAAAGGGATTATTAGGGGAAGCGATCGCCACTTATCAAGATGCCATTAAACTAGATCCAACTAAAACTGAGGCTTATCATAATTTAGCGATCGCATTGCAACAGGCGGGTAAAATGGATGAGGCGATCGCGGCTTATAGAGAAGTTTTGAAGTTAGACTCCAAAAATGCCGCAGCCTACAATAATTTAGGTAGCCTCATAGCTATGCAGGGTAAACCTGATGAAGCGATCGCAGTTTATACCCAAGCTGTTCGCCAAGACCCCAGAAATGCCTTAGCTTATTATAATTTGGGGGTAACTTTATATAATCAAGGCGACTTGAAAAAAGCTAGTAATGCCTTTAAACGCGCTCAAGAAGAATATCGTCAGCAAGGTAACACAGAACAAATGGCGAAAAGTGAGCAGTTAATGCAGCAAGTAGGGCAGAAAATCGCAGAACAAGAACTGCAACAAAGACAAGCATCTGCACAGAAACCCACGGCTAATACAAACAGCCTTATAGAACAACTAACTCAATTAGCAGCGCCAAGAGAACAACCAGCTAATTTTGGTGAAGTACCTGTCTCAAATCAACAACCGCAACCTCAATCAATATTTCCTAGCCCATCACCGGATAAACTTGATAGTAAACCCAATTCGTAA
- the queA gene encoding tRNA preQ1(34) S-adenosylmethionine ribosyltransferase-isomerase QueA, whose product MKKELEQLNLEKTSKTAVEDTNLDFSLAGYDYELPPDRIAQNPAVPRDSSRLLVVNSQTTGKETLPLHHIFRELPDILRPGDLLIMNNTKVIPARLFGRKTSGAEVEILLLEERKFNCWLALVKPGKRFKKGTQINFERLETGDRRVGGDDIEKSSSSLLSLSLTATVLETDEATGGRLLQFDLPEGQSLVQVLDQFGEIPLPPYITASQAADEQYQTVYAEQPGAIAAPTAGLHFTPELLENLRDRNINQAFITLHVGVGTFRPVEVEDVATHQMHEEWIEVPAATVEQIKATKAAGGRIIAVGTTVVRALEGAAVSGELQAFCGKTDLFIYPGYKWQVVEGLITNFHLPRSSLLMLVSALIGRERLLNIYQEAIASGYRFYSFGDAMLILPEGVSQLTVDS is encoded by the coding sequence ATGAAAAAAGAGCTAGAACAATTAAACCTTGAAAAAACCTCTAAGACAGCAGTCGAAGATACAAATTTAGATTTCTCACTCGCTGGGTATGACTATGAGTTACCCCCAGATAGAATTGCACAAAATCCCGCAGTTCCTAGAGATAGTTCTCGGCTATTAGTCGTCAACTCTCAAACTACAGGTAAAGAAACCCTACCTCTACATCACATTTTTCGTGAGTTACCAGATATTCTGCGTCCTGGTGATTTATTAATTATGAATAATACAAAAGTCATCCCTGCAAGATTATTTGGGCGCAAAACCTCTGGTGCAGAAGTGGAGATTTTATTACTGGAGGAGCGTAAGTTTAACTGTTGGTTAGCTTTAGTTAAGCCTGGAAAACGTTTTAAGAAAGGTACGCAGATTAATTTTGAAAGGTTGGAGACTGGGGATAGGAGAGTGGGGGGAGATGACATAGAAAAATCTTCTTCATCCCTTTTATCTTTGTCTTTAACTGCTACTGTCTTAGAAACAGACGAAGCTACAGGAGGACGTTTATTACAGTTTGATTTACCAGAGGGACAATCTTTGGTGCAAGTTTTGGATCAATTTGGCGAAATACCCCTACCGCCTTACATTACTGCATCTCAAGCTGCGGATGAACAGTATCAAACTGTGTACGCTGAACAACCAGGAGCGATCGCTGCGCCTACGGCTGGGTTACACTTTACTCCAGAGTTACTCGAAAATTTACGCGATCGCAATATTAATCAAGCTTTTATTACTCTCCATGTGGGTGTGGGAACCTTTCGCCCTGTGGAAGTGGAAGATGTAGCGACTCATCAAATGCACGAAGAATGGATAGAAGTACCCGCAGCCACGGTTGAACAAATCAAAGCAACTAAAGCTGCTGGCGGAAGAATTATCGCTGTCGGTACAACAGTAGTCCGTGCTTTAGAGGGTGCAGCCGTTTCTGGTGAATTGCAGGCGTTTTGCGGTAAGACTGATTTATTTATATACCCTGGCTACAAATGGCAAGTTGTAGAGGGTTTGATTACTAATTTTCACCTACCACGCTCTAGCTTATTAATGCTAGTGAGTGCGCTGATTGGTAGAGAACGTTTGTTAAATATATACCAAGAAGCGATCGCTTCTGGTTATCGTTTCTATTCTTTTGGTGATGCGATGTTGATTTTACCGGAAGGAGTTAGTCAGTTGACAGTTGACAGTTGA
- a CDS encoding YraN family protein, with protein sequence MSHPDIANLGEDFVSQWLQSTGWIILQRRFSCRWGEIDIIAQHSENILEPILAFVEVKTRSPGSWDNGGRGAITFKKQAKIEQTARMFLAKHPEKSDYACRFDVAIVSCQISSQNHRDLSVTQEAVATSLIGEYRFQLQEYIIAAFDSL encoded by the coding sequence ATGTCACATCCAGATATTGCTAATTTAGGCGAAGACTTTGTATCTCAATGGTTACAATCTACAGGTTGGATAATCTTACAGCGTCGATTTAGTTGTCGTTGGGGTGAAATTGATATCATCGCTCAACATTCTGAAAATATTTTAGAACCCATACTCGCATTTGTCGAAGTTAAAACGCGCAGTCCGGGAAGCTGGGATAATGGGGGAAGAGGCGCAATTACATTCAAAAAGCAAGCAAAAATCGAGCAAACAGCAAGGATGTTTTTAGCTAAACACCCAGAAAAATCAGATTATGCTTGTCGCTTTGATGTGGCTATTGTTTCTTGTCAGATAAGTTCTCAAAATCACCGTGATTTATCCGTTACTCAGGAAGCTGTAGCTACCTCTTTAATTGGAGAATATAGATTTCAATTACAAGAATATATCATCGCAGCATTTGACTCTCTATAG
- a CDS encoding glycosyltransferase family 4 protein translates to MRILIYSYNYYPEPIGIAPLMTELAEGLAKRGHQVRVVTAMPNYPERQIYEAYRGKWYTTEHKNGVTIQRSYVWIRPQPKLLDRVLLDASFVVTSFFPALFGWRPDVILSTSPSLPVCVPASLLGWLRDCPVVLNLQDILPEAAIHVGLLKNKWLIRVFSLLEKFAYRSATKISVIADGFVENLLSKGVSSEKIEQIPNWVDVNFIRPLPKEDNKFRAVHNLNGKFVVLYSGNIALTQGLETVIQAAAKLRDMSEIAFVIAGEAKGLERLQKYCTDCGADNVLLLPFQPRERLPEMLAAADVGLVVQKKNVISFNMPSKIQVLLASGRALIASVPDNGTAAKAIKQSGGGVVVPPEDPQALATAILDLYKHPEKAKTLGYNSRKYAMEQYAFEQALNQYENLFYAVTTESQTIESKVVSKQEV, encoded by the coding sequence ATGCGGATTTTAATTTACTCTTATAACTACTACCCAGAACCAATTGGTATAGCCCCGTTAATGACCGAATTAGCAGAGGGACTGGCCAAGCGAGGACACCAAGTGCGCGTTGTTACAGCTATGCCTAACTACCCTGAGAGGCAAATTTATGAAGCTTACCGTGGTAAATGGTATACTACAGAACACAAAAATGGTGTGACAATTCAACGTAGTTATGTATGGATTCGTCCACAACCGAAACTACTAGATAGAGTTTTACTGGATGCTAGTTTTGTCGTCACCAGCTTCTTCCCCGCTCTCTTTGGGTGGCGGCCTGACGTAATTTTATCGACTTCGCCATCACTTCCTGTATGCGTACCTGCATCTTTACTAGGGTGGTTACGTGATTGTCCTGTAGTTTTAAACCTCCAAGATATACTACCAGAAGCCGCTATTCATGTTGGTTTGCTGAAAAATAAATGGTTAATTAGAGTATTTTCGTTATTAGAGAAGTTTGCTTATCGTAGTGCTACCAAAATTAGCGTTATCGCCGATGGGTTTGTAGAAAATTTGCTTTCCAAAGGTGTATCATCGGAAAAAATAGAGCAGATACCCAATTGGGTTGATGTTAATTTTATTCGTCCATTGCCAAAAGAAGATAATAAATTTCGTGCAGTACATAATCTAAATGGGAAATTTGTAGTTCTCTATTCTGGGAATATTGCTCTTACCCAAGGATTAGAAACAGTTATTCAAGCGGCGGCAAAGTTACGTGATATGTCCGAGATTGCCTTTGTGATTGCTGGTGAAGCTAAAGGCTTAGAGAGACTGCAAAAATATTGTACAGACTGCGGTGCAGATAACGTTTTGTTACTACCTTTCCAACCTAGAGAACGTTTGCCAGAAATGTTAGCTGCTGCTGATGTTGGCTTGGTAGTACAGAAGAAAAATGTCATTTCTTTCAATATGCCATCAAAGATTCAAGTCTTATTGGCTAGTGGTAGAGCATTAATAGCATCTGTACCTGATAATGGTACAGCCGCCAAGGCAATTAAACAGAGTGGTGGTGGTGTTGTTGTTCCTCCAGAAGATCCTCAAGCTTTAGCAACAGCAATTTTGGATTTGTATAAACACCCTGAAAAAGCCAAAACTTTGGGTTATAACAGCCGGAAATATGCTATGGAACAATATGCTTTTGAACAAGCTTTAAATCAATATGAGAATTTATTTTATGCAGTCACAACAGAAAGTCAAACAATTGAATCTAAAGTAGTTTCTAAACAGGAAGTTTGA
- a CDS encoding IS5 family transposase produces the protein MYRRAQKQEKAAENFELPFGGKLASDNRWVIMANMIPWSKFEAEYAEIFSARMGAPAKTFRMALGALIIKEKLGISDRETVEQIRENPYLQYFIGMSAYSNESAFDPSMLVHFRERIDIELVNKINQEIVRKMLENKQEVEVRAKKPEVEDSKSKPANRGKLILDASCAPADISYPTDLGLLNQARKQTETIIDTLYKSLLVRNINKPRTYRNKARKDYLAVAKKRKPTVKERRKAIRKQLQYINRNLTHIQQLINLGASLLKLSNSQYKMLLVVAEVYRQQLWLYENQKISIQDRIVSLNQPHIRPIIRGKAGRTVEFGAKFSASYYDGYVFLDHISWDNFNESGDLKSQVEAYKNYTGYYPESVHVDKIYRTRENRAWCQERGIRISGPPLGRPPQNVSPEKKKQAAYDERIRNCIEGKFGQGKRRFSLGRVMAKLPHTSFTAIAITFLVMNLSTLLLRLFCVFFCLFFKTESFFTSSIIETDISLNLKQQKLIFFLD, from the coding sequence ATGTATCGAAGAGCGCAAAAGCAAGAAAAAGCAGCAGAAAACTTTGAACTACCCTTTGGGGGAAAACTAGCGTCAGATAACCGATGGGTAATCATGGCGAACATGATACCTTGGTCAAAATTTGAAGCAGAGTACGCAGAAATATTTTCAGCAAGAATGGGAGCGCCAGCCAAAACATTTAGAATGGCGTTGGGAGCATTAATAATTAAAGAAAAATTAGGAATAAGTGACAGAGAGACAGTAGAACAAATTCGGGAGAACCCGTATCTGCAATACTTTATAGGAATGTCAGCATATAGTAATGAATCTGCATTTGACCCGTCAATGCTAGTTCATTTTAGAGAAAGGATAGATATAGAATTAGTCAATAAAATCAATCAAGAAATAGTCAGGAAGATGTTAGAAAATAAACAGGAGGTAGAAGTAAGAGCAAAAAAGCCAGAGGTCGAGGATTCAAAAAGTAAGCCAGCCAATAGAGGAAAATTAATATTAGATGCTAGTTGTGCGCCAGCAGACATAAGTTATCCGACAGATTTAGGATTATTAAATCAAGCCAGAAAGCAAACAGAAACAATCATAGATACATTATATAAGTCCTTATTAGTAAGAAATATCAACAAACCAAGAACCTACAGAAACAAAGCAAGAAAGGATTATTTAGCAGTAGCCAAGAAAAGAAAACCAACAGTTAAAGAAAGAAGGAAAGCTATCAGAAAGCAACTGCAATATATCAACAGAAATTTAACTCATATTCAGCAGCTAATAAATTTAGGTGCGTCACTATTAAAACTGAGCAACAGTCAATATAAGATGTTGCTAGTAGTAGCAGAAGTTTATCGTCAACAGTTATGGTTATATGAAAATCAAAAAATTAGTATACAAGACCGCATTGTCAGTTTAAACCAACCACACATTCGTCCGATTATCCGAGGTAAAGCCGGGAGAACAGTAGAGTTTGGGGCTAAGTTTTCAGCTAGTTACTATGATGGCTATGTATTTTTAGACCATATTAGTTGGGACAACTTTAACGAATCAGGAGACTTAAAATCACAAGTAGAAGCATACAAAAACTACACCGGATATTATCCTGAATCAGTTCATGTTGATAAGATTTATCGGACGAGGGAGAATCGAGCTTGGTGTCAAGAAAGGGGAATTAGAATTAGTGGCCCACCACTAGGTAGACCCCCCCAAAATGTCAGCCCTGAAAAGAAGAAACAAGCCGCTTATGACGAAAGGATTCGTAATTGTATTGAGGGCAAGTTTGGACAAGGTAAACGAAGATTTAGCCTTGGTAGAGTTATGGCTAAACTTCCTCATACTTCTTTCACCGCTATTGCCATAACTTTTTTAGTTATGAATCTTTCTACTCTGCTATTACGGCTTTTTTGTGTATTTTTTTGCCTATTTTTCAAAACTGAGTCTTTTTTTACTTCTTCTATTATCGAAACTGATATTTCATTAAACCTTAAACAACAAAAACTTATCTTTTTTCTGGACTGA
- the rsfS gene encoding ribosome silencing factor, which produces MSDYFQGNLPLQSVSVAKSATRSTEAATESSGKLALTIAEAASDRKAGDILVLRVADVSYLADYFVMLTGYSRVQVRAIADAIEDKVETDCKRRPLRTEGKVEGSWVLQDYGDVIVHIMMPKEREFYNLEAFWVHAERIPLPKSDEDEGKPT; this is translated from the coding sequence ATGTCTGATTATTTCCAAGGAAATTTACCATTACAATCCGTCTCGGTAGCGAAGAGTGCTACCAGAAGTACAGAGGCTGCAACTGAGTCAAGCGGAAAACTAGCTCTAACTATTGCCGAAGCTGCATCAGATCGGAAAGCAGGCGATATTCTGGTGCTGAGGGTAGCAGATGTGTCGTACTTGGCAGATTACTTTGTGATGCTGACTGGCTACTCTAGGGTGCAAGTGAGAGCGATCGCCGATGCAATTGAAGATAAAGTAGAGACTGATTGCAAACGGCGGCCATTGCGGACAGAGGGCAAAGTCGAAGGTAGCTGGGTATTGCAAGACTACGGCGACGTAATTGTGCATATTATGATGCCGAAGGAGCGGGAGTTTTATAATTTAGAAGCGTTCTGGGTTCATGCAGAACGTATTCCCCTACCAAAATCTGATGAGGATGAGGGTAAGCCAACATGA
- a CDS encoding CGLD27 family protein, giving the protein MIKSSLFNCPVPVDQQPLNEYEELKTAWLFRDCALNWREYTTKLAWIWGLSWLIAGPVAAASFPPNKQLVHFLLCGAAGASVGVILSLLRLYLGWLYVRDRLYSMTVFYEESGWYDGQTWIKPPEILNRDRLIVTYEIKPIIQRLQFTFVGLAGIFVIGTIVWHLF; this is encoded by the coding sequence ATGATCAAATCGTCGCTCTTCAATTGTCCGGTTCCTGTAGACCAACAACCACTCAATGAGTACGAAGAGTTAAAAACTGCTTGGTTATTTCGTGATTGCGCCTTAAATTGGCGGGAGTACACCACAAAACTAGCCTGGATTTGGGGTTTGTCTTGGCTAATAGCAGGACCAGTAGCAGCAGCCAGCTTTCCCCCAAATAAGCAATTGGTGCATTTCCTGTTGTGTGGTGCAGCCGGGGCAAGTGTCGGAGTAATACTCAGTCTCTTACGGTTATATTTAGGCTGGCTTTATGTACGCGATCGCCTCTACAGTATGACTGTATTCTATGAGGAATCAGGCTGGTACGATGGTCAAACCTGGATCAAACCACCAGAAATCCTCAACCGCGATCGCTTAATTGTCACCTACGAAATTAAACCGATCATCCAACGGTTACAATTTACATTCGTTGGCTTGGCGGGAATCTTCGTTATTGGTACTATAGTTTGGCATTTGTTTTAA